In Paenibacillus sp. FSL M7-0420, a single genomic region encodes these proteins:
- a CDS encoding biotin transporter BioY, which produces MRIKELVYAALFAALIAVLGLIPPVSLGIIPVPVTAQTLGVMLAGCFLGWRTGALSLIIFLILIALGLPVLPGGRGGLAILVGPTAGYLFSWPLAAGLIGWFTEAVWPKLRTWKLFAVNLIFGVLLVNLIGASAMVWITNTPVWTGLVGSAAFLPGDLIKALLAAVITMQLRAFSPVEEKRGA; this is translated from the coding sequence TTGAGAATCAAAGAGTTGGTCTATGCGGCCTTATTCGCCGCGCTTATCGCGGTGCTGGGCTTGATTCCGCCCGTATCGCTAGGCATTATTCCTGTACCTGTCACTGCCCAGACGCTTGGTGTCATGCTGGCCGGCTGTTTTCTGGGCTGGCGGACAGGCGCACTCAGCCTGATTATTTTCCTTATCCTTATCGCGTTAGGCTTGCCGGTATTACCAGGCGGACGCGGCGGGCTGGCCATTCTCGTCGGACCGACAGCAGGCTATCTGTTCAGCTGGCCGCTGGCCGCCGGGCTGATCGGCTGGTTCACTGAAGCGGTCTGGCCGAAGCTCCGGACCTGGAAGCTGTTCGCCGTTAATCTGATTTTTGGCGTTCTGCTGGTGAATCTGATCGGTGCTTCTGCCATGGTCTGGATCACGAATACTCCGGTCTGGACCGGACTTGTCGGGTCTGCAGCTTTTCTGCCCGGAGATCTGATCAAGGCTCTGCTGGCCGCCGTCATCACCATGCAGCTCCGGGCGTTCAGTCCGGTTGAGGAGAAGAGGGGAGCGTGA
- a CDS encoding class I adenylate-forming enzyme family protein, translating to MNLAEHILERAALVPHRIAISDGHEERTYKQLTKRVQQVASSLRHDGHTNQTVALLSANRMEFAEFVLGAIYAGCTPVLLDPKWSPAELEQVIRQCAPGLIVSEACFAADLTGRYSGIPQIYFGRGQVSGSYEAWAAGFGPEAEAASSPELLFIGYTSGTTGIPKGYMRTHESWFSSLEATEKAFSLNRMQHVLAPGPFVHSLSLFALLQSLYSRATFHLFPEFDAERVLNLCSRVPDMILFVVPAMTEALLRQAESSNAGVSIQALISSGGKWPVSSIPKCRERFNGVRLYEYYGSSEASYISYLELTGAEPQDSLGQPFSGVELLICDEQFREVPQGTVGELYIRSDMIFSGYHLLPEETARVFRDGWLRTGDYVYQDRQMHLRLAGRAGSMIKSGGLKVFPEEVEAVLLRHPDIREAMVFGIPDERWGEQVTLLIQWQGRERLTLDELRKYCRPYLASYKLPKKLINVEEFSYTGSGKIARQLMKSRAVEGLT from the coding sequence ATGAATCTGGCAGAACACATTCTGGAACGTGCCGCACTCGTCCCTCACCGCATCGCAATTTCAGATGGACACGAAGAACGTACCTATAAGCAGCTCACGAAGCGGGTTCAGCAGGTTGCCAGCAGTCTGCGGCATGACGGACACACAAATCAGACCGTTGCGCTTCTGTCCGCTAACCGGATGGAATTCGCCGAATTTGTCCTGGGTGCTATCTATGCAGGCTGCACTCCCGTGCTGCTGGACCCGAAATGGTCTCCAGCAGAGCTGGAGCAGGTCATCCGGCAATGCGCTCCCGGGCTGATTGTCAGTGAAGCATGCTTCGCAGCTGATCTGACTGGTCGTTACAGCGGAATTCCCCAGATCTATTTCGGCAGGGGACAGGTCTCCGGCAGCTATGAGGCTTGGGCGGCAGGTTTCGGGCCGGAGGCTGAAGCAGCGAGTAGCCCTGAACTGCTGTTCATCGGGTATACCTCTGGCACTACAGGTATCCCGAAGGGGTATATGCGGACCCATGAGTCGTGGTTCAGCAGCTTGGAGGCTACAGAGAAGGCGTTCAGTCTGAACCGGATGCAGCATGTGCTTGCGCCCGGACCGTTCGTGCATTCGCTGTCGCTGTTCGCCCTGCTGCAATCCCTGTACAGCAGAGCCACGTTCCATCTCTTTCCGGAATTTGATGCAGAGCGCGTACTCAACCTGTGCTCCCGTGTACCGGATATGATTCTGTTCGTTGTGCCCGCTATGACCGAAGCGTTATTGCGTCAAGCGGAGTCTAGCAACGCCGGGGTGTCCATCCAGGCCTTGATTAGCTCCGGCGGCAAATGGCCTGTGTCTTCTATACCTAAGTGCCGTGAGAGGTTCAACGGGGTTAGGCTCTATGAGTATTACGGCTCATCTGAAGCCAGCTACATCAGCTATCTGGAGCTTACCGGAGCGGAACCGCAGGACTCTCTGGGCCAGCCGTTCAGCGGTGTAGAGCTATTGATCTGCGATGAACAGTTCCGCGAGGTTCCTCAAGGCACGGTGGGGGAGCTATACATCCGCAGCGATATGATCTTCTCCGGGTATCATCTCCTGCCGGAAGAGACGGCGCGGGTATTCCGGGACGGCTGGCTGCGCACAGGGGATTACGTATATCAGGACCGGCAGATGCATCTGCGCCTGGCCGGACGCGCGGGCAGCATGATCAAGAGCGGGGGGCTCAAGGTGTTCCCGGAAGAAGTGGAGGCAGTGCTGCTTCGCCATCCGGATATCCGGGAAGCGATGGTATTCGGCATACCGGATGAACGCTGGGGAGAGCAGGTAACGTTACTGATACAGTGGCAGGGCCGGGAACGGCTTACACTTGATGAGCTCAGGAAGTATTGCCGGCCCTATCTGGCCAGCTATAAGCTGCCTAAGAAGTTGATTAACGTAGAGGAATTCAGCTACACCGGTTCCGGCAAAATCGCCCGCCAGCTCATGAAGAGCCGCGCGGTAGAGGGGTTGACATGA
- a CDS encoding ATP-binding cassette domain-containing protein, producing MMKAVQEEASPMLVFDKVDFAYRRGQPVLRQLSFDIRQGEFVAIIGANGSGKSTIAKLMNGLLLPRAGEVRLGALSTSNRQNLISIREQAGLVFQNPDDQFITASVLDEVVFGLENLRVPRTAMLSRATRALQAVHMEDYMDAAPHQLSGGQKQRVAVAAVLAMEPSILILDEATSMLDPQARQDLLQVMRTLHRQGLTIIHITHHMDEVLPSGRVLLLSQGELAFDGTPSGLFSRVSMTEHQLAPPFAVRLFQALGLNAPLHAEWKETVRSIWSTHCRM from the coding sequence ATGATGAAGGCCGTGCAGGAAGAAGCTTCGCCCATGCTCGTTTTTGACAAGGTAGATTTCGCTTACCGGAGAGGGCAACCGGTGCTCCGTCAGCTCAGCTTTGACATTCGCCAAGGCGAATTCGTTGCCATCATCGGCGCGAATGGCAGCGGTAAATCCACCATCGCCAAGCTAATGAACGGATTGCTGCTGCCAAGAGCCGGAGAGGTGAGGCTGGGAGCGCTGAGTACCTCGAACCGCCAGAATCTCATAAGCATCCGTGAGCAGGCCGGACTGGTCTTCCAGAATCCTGACGATCAGTTCATTACGGCTTCCGTGCTGGATGAGGTGGTCTTCGGGCTGGAGAATCTGCGTGTCCCGAGAACCGCAATGCTCAGCCGGGCAACCCGTGCACTGCAAGCCGTTCATATGGAAGACTATATGGACGCCGCTCCGCATCAGCTGTCGGGCGGGCAGAAGCAGCGGGTTGCCGTGGCAGCTGTTCTGGCAATGGAGCCCTCCATCCTCATCCTGGATGAAGCCACCTCCATGCTTGATCCGCAGGCCAGGCAAGACCTTCTCCAGGTGATGCGCACGCTTCACCGGCAAGGGCTGACGATCATCCACATTACCCATCATATGGATGAGGTACTGCCTTCTGGCCGCGTGCTGTTGCTCAGCCAGGGAGAGCTGGCTTTTGACGGGACGCCCTCCGGCTTGTTCAGCAGAGTAAGCATGACGGAGCATCAGCTTGCGCCACCTTTTGCCGTGAGATTATTTCAGGCCCTCGGGCTGAACGCCCCGCTGCACGCAGAATGGAAGGAGACGGTCAGAAGCATATGGTCTACGCATTGCAGGATGTAA
- a CDS encoding ATP-binding cassette domain-containing protein, with the protein MVYALQDVSVRMNGRDILESVSCTLQEGKWISVIGQSGAGKSTLAKVFKGLLPISKGEYTYRQQPLPRDPQGRLKAVPHIGYVFQYPEQQLFAATVNQELAFALTRKGESRANVEQAISQIMEQMGLPAALLQQHPLQLSGGLKRLVAIASVLMAGPELLILDEPTAGLDPGNKNDLLRRLKRWQEENRRTVLFLSHQLEDVAEYSDEVMIMGQGRLLGHWEVNELFLKHAERMEQAGLPVPEPIQLLRIIGECSGAKPQPASCREAEIFRMVSAIWQARGPER; encoded by the coding sequence ATGGTCTACGCATTGCAGGATGTAAGTGTGAGAATGAACGGGCGGGACATTCTTGAATCCGTAAGCTGCACGCTCCAGGAGGGCAAATGGATTTCGGTGATCGGTCAATCCGGAGCCGGCAAATCCACCCTTGCCAAAGTATTCAAGGGTCTGCTGCCCATCTCAAAAGGCGAATATACGTATCGTCAGCAGCCATTGCCAAGAGATCCGCAAGGCAGGCTGAAGGCTGTTCCGCACATCGGTTATGTTTTTCAGTATCCTGAACAGCAGCTATTTGCGGCAACGGTGAATCAGGAGCTGGCTTTTGCGCTTACCAGGAAGGGGGAATCCCGGGCGAACGTGGAGCAGGCGATAAGTCAGATTATGGAACAGATGGGCTTACCCGCAGCTCTGCTTCAGCAGCATCCCTTGCAGCTCAGCGGAGGGCTGAAGCGGCTTGTGGCTATCGCTTCTGTGCTGATGGCGGGGCCGGAGCTGCTTATTCTGGATGAACCGACCGCAGGACTTGATCCCGGGAACAAGAACGACTTGCTCAGGAGGCTAAAAAGATGGCAGGAGGAGAACAGACGGACCGTGCTGTTCCTGTCGCATCAGCTGGAGGATGTTGCCGAATACTCGGATGAGGTGATGATTATGGGGCAGGGCCGCTTGTTAGGACATTGGGAGGTAAACGAACTGTTCCTGAAGCATGCGGAGCGCATGGAGCAAGCCGGTCTGCCAGTACCGGAGCCGATTCAGCTCTTGAGAATCATCGGGGAATGTTCTGGAGCGAAGCCCCAGCCTGCAAGCTGCAGGGAAGCGGAGATTTTTCGAATGGTGAGTGCTATCTGGCAGGCAAGAGGTCCTGAGCGATGA
- a CDS encoding energy-coupling factor transporter transmembrane component T family protein, whose amino-acid sequence MTDTIILGQYVPSDSVIHRLDPRTKLLLLVAFTMGSMHLQAPSGYIAATLLTGGQVLLSRIPLRMLFRALRPILFILLLPMLYHLLFNQEGLRNELFALWRILLLVSLALILTLTTKPLDLAKGLEQLCKPLTRLGVPVEALALTVMLAIRFIPTITQELDRILVAQQARGYDIKDTKGLNRVQAYIQLVIPLLVTTLARAEQLAMTIEARAYGNGKGRTSYRVLKYARMDYAAGGIMLAYVLLGILLER is encoded by the coding sequence ATGACGGATACAATTATACTCGGGCAGTATGTCCCCTCAGACTCTGTCATCCACCGGCTTGATCCGCGAACGAAGCTGCTCCTCCTTGTTGCCTTCACAATGGGCAGTATGCACCTCCAGGCACCCTCCGGGTATATTGCAGCGACACTCCTCACCGGGGGGCAGGTCCTATTATCAAGAATCCCTCTTCGTATGCTCTTCCGGGCATTGCGGCCGATTCTGTTCATCCTGCTGCTGCCAATGCTCTATCATCTCCTGTTCAACCAGGAAGGACTCAGGAATGAGCTCTTCGCCCTCTGGCGGATTCTGCTCCTGGTCTCGCTTGCTCTCATTCTGACATTAACAACGAAACCGCTCGATCTGGCCAAAGGTCTGGAACAGCTCTGCAAGCCGTTAACCCGTCTGGGCGTTCCGGTAGAAGCGCTGGCCTTGACGGTCATGCTGGCTATTCGTTTTATCCCTACTATTACCCAGGAGCTGGACCGCATTCTTGTGGCACAGCAGGCCAGAGGGTATGATATCAAGGATACCAAAGGCCTTAACCGGGTACAGGCGTACATCCAATTAGTGATTCCGCTGCTCGTTACCACCCTTGCGCGGGCGGAGCAGCTGGCTATGACGATTGAGGCAAGGGCTTACGGGAACGGGAAGGGACGGACTTCCTATAGGGTGCTGAAATATGCACGGATGGATTATGCAGCCGGCGGGATTATGCTTGCGTATGTTCTGCTGGGAATTCTGCTAGAGAGATGA
- a CDS encoding phosphoenolpyruvate hydrolase family protein produces MNRTAILERLQSELHEGNHIIGVSTGTGITAKVAADSGADFILMLNSGKFRQMGRSSLAGFLPFCNSNEMVMDFASKEIVPLVRDTPVLFGLNANDPTREMSLYIEEIKNRGFTGVNNYPTVGLIDGAFREALEEDGISYDREVEAIRLAHQQELFTVAFVFDESQAVQMAEAGADVICVHLGLTVGGLLGARKVVSLEAAKAKALRILTACGEVKPEVIKMIYGGPVKTPVDVQYMYSNTTQIMGYIGGSAFERIPSEQSITAITRDFKRLGKLDEDDLMVKMLSGITRHYDYVEFVKEYVAQNYSEEVVFADLAKVAHVSRSYLSSLFKKEVGCSFQNYLVGFRMQKAAILLQAPHLQLSEVSAMVGYPDYAQFSRMFKKLMGCSPKQYKSNLNTKT; encoded by the coding sequence TTGAACAGAACAGCCATACTGGAGCGGCTTCAGTCAGAGCTGCACGAAGGCAACCACATTATCGGTGTCTCGACAGGCACGGGAATTACAGCCAAGGTTGCCGCTGACAGCGGAGCTGACTTCATTCTAATGCTGAACTCCGGCAAGTTCCGGCAGATGGGGAGAAGCTCTCTGGCGGGGTTCCTGCCCTTCTGCAACAGCAATGAGATGGTAATGGATTTTGCCTCGAAGGAGATTGTGCCGCTGGTGAGAGACACTCCGGTGCTGTTCGGGCTGAATGCGAATGATCCAACGAGAGAGATGTCCCTTTATATAGAAGAGATCAAGAACAGAGGCTTCACGGGAGTGAATAATTATCCGACAGTCGGCTTGATCGACGGGGCGTTCAGAGAGGCATTGGAGGAAGACGGCATCAGCTATGACAGGGAGGTGGAGGCTATACGTCTGGCTCATCAGCAGGAGCTGTTCACGGTGGCCTTCGTCTTCGACGAGTCCCAGGCGGTTCAGATGGCTGAAGCGGGGGCGGATGTGATCTGTGTGCATCTCGGCCTGACCGTAGGCGGATTGCTGGGGGCGCGGAAGGTGGTCTCTCTGGAAGCTGCCAAGGCGAAGGCGCTGCGCATTCTCACTGCCTGCGGTGAGGTTAAGCCTGAAGTCATTAAGATGATCTACGGCGGCCCGGTCAAGACTCCGGTTGATGTCCAGTATATGTACAGCAATACTACGCAGATTATGGGCTACATTGGCGGCTCTGCCTTTGAACGGATTCCCTCCGAGCAGTCGATTACGGCCATTACCCGCGATTTCAAGCGCCTGGGCAAGCTGGATGAGGATGATCTCATGGTCAAGATGCTCAGCGGCATCACCCGGCATTACGATTACGTAGAATTCGTCAAAGAGTATGTCGCCCAGAATTACAGCGAGGAAGTAGTGTTCGCGGATCTGGCTAAGGTGGCGCATGTATCGCGCAGTTATTTGAGCAGCTTGTTTAAAAAGGAAGTAGGGTGCAGCTTCCAGAACTATCTGGTCGGCTTCCGTATGCAAAAGGCTGCCATACTGCTCCAGGCCCCGCACCTGCAATTATCCGAGGTGTCCGCAATGGTCGGCTACCCCGACTACGCCCAGTTCAGCAGAATGTTCAAAAAGCTCATGGGCTGCTCGCCCAAGCAGTACAAATCTAACCTAAACACAAAAACATAG
- a CDS encoding Tm-1-like ATP-binding domain-containing protein translates to MKTIAIAGTFDTKGEEYLYIKKLAEELGLRALMIHTGVFEPAFQPDVSNREVAAAAGIELDELAAKKDRALATEVLSKGLEQLVPRLYQEGKFDGIISFGGTGGTSLVAPAMRALPIGVPKVLVSTVASGNTAPYVGTSDIMMIPSVVDVSGLNSISTRIFSNAMFAIAGMLLFEADYEPEKKPLVAATMFGVTTPCVTEARKYLEERGYEVLVFHATGIGGQSMEALIEAGFIEGVLDLTTTEWADELIGGVLNAGPHRLEAAGRNRIPQVVSVGALDMCNFGPADTVPEKFKDRKFYHHNPTVTLMRTTVEENEQLGRKLAEKLNMATESTVLMLPLGGISAIDVEGQPFYGPEEDRMLFDTLRRQVDRSRVELIEMDEAINDPAFAGAAAQKLIDLMQAAKA, encoded by the coding sequence ATGAAGACGATCGCCATAGCTGGAACGTTTGATACGAAGGGTGAGGAGTACCTGTACATCAAGAAGCTTGCAGAGGAGCTGGGCCTCAGAGCCCTGATGATCCATACCGGTGTATTCGAGCCGGCCTTCCAACCCGATGTGTCTAACCGGGAGGTCGCAGCCGCCGCAGGGATAGAGCTGGACGAGCTTGCCGCGAAGAAGGACCGGGCGTTAGCTACAGAAGTGTTGTCCAAAGGACTGGAGCAGCTCGTTCCCCGGTTATACCAGGAGGGGAAATTTGACGGCATCATTTCCTTCGGGGGTACCGGCGGAACTTCACTGGTTGCCCCTGCGATGAGAGCCTTGCCAATTGGCGTACCGAAAGTGCTGGTATCGACAGTAGCATCAGGAAATACGGCTCCCTATGTCGGGACCAGCGATATTATGATGATTCCGTCTGTGGTGGATGTCTCAGGCCTCAATTCGATCTCGACGAGAATATTCAGCAATGCGATGTTTGCCATCGCGGGCATGCTCCTGTTCGAAGCAGACTATGAACCGGAGAAAAAGCCGCTGGTCGCAGCCACCATGTTCGGAGTAACCACGCCGTGTGTGACCGAAGCGCGCAAATACCTGGAGGAGCGCGGCTACGAGGTGCTGGTATTCCATGCTACCGGAATCGGCGGACAATCGATGGAGGCGCTGATCGAAGCGGGCTTCATTGAAGGGGTGCTGGACTTAACCACCACCGAATGGGCAGATGAACTGATCGGCGGCGTCTTGAACGCAGGACCGCACCGCCTGGAGGCCGCAGGCCGCAACCGCATTCCGCAGGTCGTCTCGGTGGGCGCCCTGGACATGTGCAACTTCGGCCCCGCAGATACTGTACCGGAGAAGTTCAAGGATCGCAAATTCTATCATCATAATCCTACAGTCACTCTGATGCGGACGACCGTGGAAGAGAATGAACAGCTTGGCAGGAAGCTGGCCGAGAAGCTCAATATGGCTACGGAGAGTACGGTGCTTATGCTGCCGCTTGGCGGTATTTCGGCGATTGATGTGGAGGGTCAGCCCTTCTACGGCCCTGAAGAGGACCGGATGCTGTTCGATACTCTGCGCCGGCAGGTGGACCGCTCAAGAGTTGAACTGATTGAAATGGACGAGGCGATCAACGATCCGGCCTTTGCCGGGGCAGCAGCCCAGAAGCTGATTGACCTCATGCAGGCCGCGAAGGCCTGA
- a CDS encoding phosphoenolpyruvate hydrolase family protein, with product MNKQTRAEIMDRFKQEVKAGKILLGVGAGTGITAKSSEAGGADMLIVYNSGRYRMAGRGSLAGLLSYGDANQIVVEMGSEVLPVVKDTPVLAGVCGTDPFRVMEVFLKQLKEQGFSGVQNFPTVGLIDGVFRQNLEETGMGYGLEVEMIRIAHELDMLTTPYVFDPEQARAMAEAGADILVAHMGLTTKGTIGAVTALTLDDCVERIEAIIEAGRAVNPEIMIICHGGPIAEPEDAAYVIQRTKGIHGFFGASSIERFAAEQGITRQTESFKAIQQ from the coding sequence ATGAATAAGCAGACCAGAGCTGAGATTATGGATAGATTCAAGCAAGAGGTGAAGGCGGGCAAGATTCTTCTCGGTGTCGGGGCAGGCACGGGGATTACCGCCAAGAGCAGTGAGGCAGGCGGAGCGGATATGCTGATTGTCTACAATTCCGGCCGTTACAGAATGGCGGGACGCGGTTCGCTGGCAGGCTTGCTGTCTTATGGAGACGCCAATCAGATTGTGGTGGAGATGGGCTCGGAGGTGCTGCCTGTCGTCAAGGATACGCCCGTTCTGGCAGGGGTATGCGGCACCGACCCGTTCCGGGTGATGGAGGTATTCCTGAAGCAGCTGAAGGAGCAGGGCTTCAGCGGTGTACAGAATTTCCCAACAGTGGGTCTGATCGATGGCGTCTTCCGCCAGAATCTGGAGGAGACAGGGATGGGCTACGGCCTTGAGGTCGAAATGATCCGTATCGCCCATGAGCTGGATATGCTGACCACCCCGTATGTGTTCGACCCTGAACAGGCACGGGCCATGGCAGAGGCGGGCGCCGATATTCTGGTCGCCCACATGGGCCTCACCACCAAGGGCACCATCGGCGCAGTAACCGCGTTGACCCTGGACGATTGTGTAGAGCGAATCGAGGCGATTATCGAAGCCGGACGGGCGGTCAACCCGGAGATTATGATTATCTGCCACGGCGGCCCGATTGCCGAACCTGAGGATGCGGCTTATGTCATTCAGCGGACGAAGGGCATCCACGGATTCTTCGGCGCATCAAGCATCGAGCGCTTCGCCGCGGAGCAGGGAATTACGCGGCAGACCGAGTCGTTCAAAGCAATTCAGCAATAA
- a CDS encoding NosD domain-containing protein has product MLVVKRYECSISIRVLVFMILSMLICSFNHGTIVSADTSTGVLPLQPIIDSAREGDLITLAPGAYSGPVRLDKRVTINGNGEAILLHTAKDEQAVVLITADGVRLENLKIQQNNDGEAAAVRVEADRVTLKGLVIHSAGYGILLREADGGVISDNTISWFIPKGEAPGTRGNGIDLYNSHGAVIRGNDIAYLRDGIYLENSRNTVVDQNKLAYLRYGVHCMYINGSKVTNNTGEYNITGAMVMGVTGVVVSGNSFRKQSRNVHSQGILLYDVRNSAIMNNRVEGNRVGIYMQQSSDNKLQQNLVLRNYIGVQFENAEGNRFERNGFVANVIEAQATGSRDNEMNGNYWDAFGGLDLTGDGVSDLKYAINPFYQQLVAGNAAYQLFFQSPGMTFLSDMYTGGSAGWSTDSAPLMQLEAGTVSPDQAAGGQGTVMVAGWLLLFLSVITIIYLGVLRL; this is encoded by the coding sequence ATGCTTGTAGTGAAAAGGTATGAATGCTCCATCAGCATCAGGGTTCTCGTCTTCATGATTCTAAGCATGTTAATCTGCTCCTTCAATCATGGCACCATTGTAAGCGCAGACACCAGCACCGGAGTCCTTCCGCTCCAGCCCATCATCGATTCAGCCCGTGAGGGAGATCTTATCACCCTGGCTCCGGGAGCCTATTCGGGTCCGGTCCGGCTGGATAAGCGAGTGACGATTAACGGTAACGGCGAGGCGATTCTGCTGCATACGGCAAAGGACGAGCAGGCGGTGGTGCTGATCACGGCAGACGGTGTAAGGCTTGAGAATCTGAAGATTCAGCAGAATAACGACGGGGAAGCGGCGGCTGTACGCGTTGAAGCGGACAGGGTCACCCTGAAGGGGCTGGTCATTCATTCGGCAGGGTACGGAATACTCCTGCGTGAAGCCGATGGCGGGGTGATCTCGGATAATACAATAAGCTGGTTCATTCCCAAGGGAGAAGCACCGGGAACGAGAGGCAACGGGATCGATCTCTATAACTCTCACGGCGCTGTGATCCGGGGCAACGACATCGCTTATCTGCGGGATGGCATCTATCTGGAGAACAGCCGCAATACGGTGGTGGACCAGAACAAGCTTGCTTATCTGCGGTACGGGGTCCACTGCATGTATATCAATGGCTCGAAGGTCACTAACAACACCGGTGAATACAACATTACCGGCGCGATGGTGATGGGTGTTACGGGTGTGGTGGTGTCGGGGAACTCCTTCCGCAAGCAGAGCCGGAATGTGCATTCACAGGGGATTCTGCTCTACGATGTACGAAATTCCGCGATTATGAACAACCGGGTGGAAGGCAACCGGGTGGGGATTTACATGCAGCAGTCCTCGGATAACAAGCTGCAGCAGAATCTGGTGCTCCGCAACTATATCGGTGTGCAGTTCGAGAATGCAGAGGGCAACCGCTTTGAGCGTAACGGGTTTGTGGCAAACGTCATTGAGGCCCAGGCCACAGGCAGTAGGGACAATGAGATGAACGGGAATTACTGGGATGCCTTTGGCGGACTGGATCTCACGGGGGATGGGGTCAGCGACCTGAAATATGCGATCAACCCCTTCTATCAGCAATTGGTTGCGGGGAATGCAGCGTATCAGCTGTTTTTCCAGTCACCGGGGATGACGTTCCTGAGCGATATGTACACCGGCGGTTCGGCAGGGTGGTCCACCGATTCAGCGCCGCTCATGCAGCTTGAGGCAGGTACAGTTAGCCCGGATCAGGCGGCAGGCGGACAAGGCACGGTCATGGTAGCGGGCTGGCTGCTGCTGTTCCTATCCGTAATTACAATCATATACTTGGGGGTACTGCGATTATGA
- a CDS encoding nitrous oxide reductase accessory protein NosL, translating to MKRWSLVLMVAMSLVILAACGQKKYEPVAINEDVDICVVCNMQVKDDAYATQLTTKDGKNYKFDDIGCMNEWKKSNGTEQIGMDYVRDYNDKSWVEFSKASYVYDASLRTPMAYGVISFKDKAAAEAFVKEQALGTVLTAGELASHEWKQNKDMMNMDMQSGEGHMEEHSSEEGTHSEETDM from the coding sequence ATGAAACGATGGAGTCTGGTCTTGATGGTAGCAATGAGTCTGGTGATCCTCGCGGCCTGCGGACAGAAGAAATACGAGCCGGTAGCGATTAATGAAGACGTCGATATCTGTGTGGTCTGCAATATGCAGGTCAAGGATGATGCTTACGCCACTCAGCTAACGACCAAGGACGGCAAGAATTACAAGTTCGATGATATCGGCTGTATGAATGAGTGGAAGAAAAGCAACGGCACGGAGCAGATCGGCATGGATTATGTCCGCGACTATAACGACAAGAGCTGGGTTGAATTCAGCAAGGCGAGCTATGTGTATGACGCTTCTCTGCGTACACCGATGGCTTATGGAGTGATCAGCTTCAAGGACAAGGCGGCAGCAGAAGCATTCGTGAAGGAGCAGGCGCTAGGCACTGTGCTGACCGCCGGAGAGCTGGCCTCCCATGAATGGAAGCAGAACAAGGATATGATGAACATGGACATGCAGAGCGGGGAAGGTCATATGGAGGAGCATAGCTCAGAGGAAGGCACGCATTCCGAAGAGACGGATATGTGA
- a CDS encoding ABC transporter permease — protein MADILHIARRELKMGFRNPWAYSFLALFCTFSLGLLLIHANNAVEGYTAVTGSMLSLILYLLPLMTLFLGSFSLTSEREDGSWQLLSTYPIGTLSFVLGKYTGLAAVLLTIVAFGYGLMGLLSGLLGMAFAADTYFLFLAFSAGLVLLFLTLALFIGSLSRNRWQALTISVAVWFFAVIGWPTFLIAGLGLLPYLWIKPALIVLTMLNPAELVRLFVVVKLGGGSVLGPEYYQWVEWISRPGGSLLFLGVCAAWVLLSILAVYWIWERGRSRG, from the coding sequence ATGGCTGACATTCTGCATATCGCCCGCAGAGAGCTTAAGATGGGCTTTCGCAACCCGTGGGCCTATTCCTTCCTGGCCCTATTCTGTACCTTCAGTCTCGGGCTGCTGCTGATCCATGCGAATAACGCGGTGGAAGGCTATACGGCTGTTACGGGCTCCATGCTGAGCCTGATTCTGTATCTTTTGCCGCTGATGACGTTATTTCTGGGCTCCTTCTCACTGACCTCGGAACGGGAAGACGGAAGCTGGCAGCTCTTATCCACCTATCCCATTGGAACCTTATCCTTCGTTCTGGGAAAATACACCGGGCTAGCCGCTGTCCTGCTGACGATTGTAGCGTTTGGTTACGGGCTGATGGGGCTGCTCAGCGGTCTGCTCGGGATGGCTTTTGCGGCGGACACTTACTTCCTGTTCCTGGCCTTCTCGGCAGGTCTGGTCTTGCTGTTCCTGACCCTCGCCCTCTTCATAGGCTCGTTATCCCGCAACCGCTGGCAGGCCTTGACAATCTCTGTAGCGGTCTGGTTCTTCGCGGTGATCGGCTGGCCGACATTCCTGATCGCAGGCCTAGGGCTGCTCCCGTATCTCTGGATCAAGCCAGCGCTGATTGTGCTGACGATGCTTAATCCGGCTGAACTGGTGCGCCTGTTCGTGGTGGTGAAGCTGGGCGGAGGGTCGGTCCTGGGGCCGGAATATTATCAGTGGGTGGAATGGATTAGCCGCCCGGGCGGCAGCCTGCTGTTCCTCGGGGTCTGCGCTGCCTGGGTGCTGCTGTCCATCTTAGCGGTATATTGGATCTGGGAGAGGGGGCGTTCCCGTGGATAA